GGTCAAATACAGTCAATTTGTCCGATTTTGGACATCCAAACTGCAATTGCCCTGTTTTCAGGACCTGACTACAGTGCCGCCGCCGGTCCGGACCATGCAGGAGTGCATTTCTGTTGACCAGTCGATATGCTGTCCTCTAAACCGGATTGAAACTTCCACTCCGGGATCAATACAACAATAGAAAGTGAAGCTGATGCTGGGAAATGTCGCTCCCACAGAATTTGATTTACGTTTTTCCATATTTGGCATTCCGATCCGCGTGCATCCACTGTTCTGGGTTGTGGCCGCCTTCATGGGCTGGAATCCAGATGATCTGAAATTTACCTGGATCTGGATTGCCTGCGTGTTCGTCTCCATCCTGGTTCACGAACTGGGACACGCCATTATGGCTAAAATATTCGGCTGGCCTCCCCAGATTATCCTCTACCATTTCGGCGGTCTGGCCGTCTATCAGCCATATTCGGGGCTCACCACACAACGCTCGATCATCATTTCCGCCGCTGGCCCGATGGCCGGGTTCATCCTGTTCGGCATCGTGTGGGTCTTCCGCTATTATTCGATCCGCTTTGGCCTCTGGGACGGATTCAGTCCGCAGGCGAGAGGGTATATTGCGCTCGCCTTTTATGACCTGATCTTTATCAACCTCTACTGGGGGTTGATAAATCTGGCACCGGTACTCCCACTGGATGGCGGACACATCTGCGAAGATATCTGCAAGTCGGTCAAACGTTACCGGGGCGATATCCTGGCGCTGCAGATATCGATGGTCGTTGCCGGCGGTCTGGCCGTTTATTTTTTTTCACAGCATATGCGCTACGCGGGAATCATGTTTGCACTCTTCGGCGTCTTCAACTTCCAGATGTACCAGCAGCGCAATCGGTCCTGGTAAGACGAGAGTGATGCTGAGAGTAGCTTAGAAGCCCAGCCCGTCTCCGTTCAGCTCACCGGTCTTTACTGTACCATCGGTGAGTTTGAACATCCCGGGATACGAGCGGGTCCACTTCTTGTTCGGTCCAGGACAGTACTGCCGTCCGTTGCCTTCAATCGCCGCAACCGTGGGAATACGGGCGGCCAGGCTTGCGGAGTGCAGGAACGAATAACCGCAGCAGGTCAGGTCCTGCACGCAGAGGAACATGTCGAATTTCTGGGCAGCGGCCCCGAGGAACAGCGATTCAGTCTGTCCCTTACAGGCTTTGAGTGCCACGCCGGAATAACCCAGATCGCGGCTCAAGAGCAGCGATTCGTAGTCGACCAGTGATTCATCGATGACCACCGGTTTGATCTTGGCAGCCTCATGCATTTTATTTTCGGGGTTGGCTTTGAGATCCCGATTGGTCGGCTGTTCGATGTACTGCACCCGATCAAAGGCAGCCGGGGATTGTTCGCGGACTTTGTTCAGAAAGTCCAGCACGTAATCGACGTTCTCACACTTTTCGTTGAAGTCGAGTGAGTAGCACCAGTTATCCTGTCCCCGCTCAGCCTGGGCTTTGGCGGCTTCATTTTCGACCGCAATCACACGGCTGATGTCCCAGTCCAGGTTGTCCCCTGACAGCTTGATCTTGAGGTGGGTCAAACCGTCAGCCTTGATCCACTCGCCCAGAGTTTCCGGCAGTCCATCGTCGATTCGCTCGGCGACGTCAGCTTCGGTGATTGGATCCAGGGCTCCCACCAGGTGGTACAGTGGGAGAGTCGGTTTAGGATCGCGAAGCGTGTACTGATCCAGGTATTCGCCGGCGAACTGATCGTCCAGGTACTCCGTCAGGTCATGGATCATGTACTCGGAAGACAGACCGTTGTAGCTGTTGATATGATTGGCCCGGCCAAAACCGTCATGAATCGCGGCATCCAGGGGGCTGGATGCGACCAACTGAGCCAGTTCGGGGATCTCTTCTTCCAGTCCCAGCTTCTTGGCAATTTTCTTGGCCATGAAGTGGTATTCAGCGGAAATGTGATACATCAGGTCGATGGGATGAGCGATTTCCGGGCAGATATTGGCGATTTCCACCGCTTCTTCCAGAAACTCGATCATCGCTTTCAGTGCATCTTCAGGACTGACCACGCTGGAAGGCCAGGCCCAGATATTCCCGGCCGGCATACTGCCGATTCCGATGCCCTGTTTTCCTGAGCGTGTTTCAACGATCACTTCCACGTTCAGCAGCACGCTGCTGTCCATCACCCGACCACCAAATTTCAGGGGTGTGCGAAAGGGAACTTGTTCCGTTGAAAATTTTGCCTCAACAATTTTGATGTCTGTTGACTTGGCCATCGGTCCTGACTTTTTCCTTCATACTGCTTGATGAACCGGAACGGTCGATCATCTGTGAAATATTATGTCGTCTGTTTGAACGCTGATACTGGAGTCGTTTCAGAGAAAACCAGACACGTAAGTATCGACTATACCCGGCCCGGAAGACCTTGCAAACTCAATCCGAAACGCGGAACGCGATTGAATTTGATTTTATAGTCAATCAGGAGATTCTTCAAGAAACGAAAGTCTTCCCGGGACGCTTGAGAAAAAACGTGAAAAAAACAGATTTTCCGGTTCCTTTACTGTTCCCGGGCTGGTATGCGGATTGTCACCAGACTCTTCCGGCAATTCCCCTGATGCCAGTAACTGCTGATATTTGTTGACCCGCCTCGCCAGGACCTGCAGGCTTTCCCGGGGATTCTTGCCCGTCCCATACACCGAACAGAACGGCGTTCCTCGAGGGATCAAAGTACCGAGATAGGGAAGATCGGCGCTTTCGGGGATCGCATAACAGTCGTCCGGGATGCCCGAGAAACGAATCTCAGGAGCCGTCCGGTCCCGCTGGGCATACAGGATTCCTTTCGAGATTTGCTGAAATGGCTCTCGCAAGGCCCGTCCGAGTTGTGTCTTTAACTCACCAGCGGCAGCCGGCTCTGCTGAATTATCTGCAAACGAGCGACAGGCTTTTAAGTGCCAGCCCAATAGCGGCACTTGGGATTGCAGCTCAAACAGTTCCGTCAGCCCGGTATACCGCGGGTTGACCTCGGTCAGCCAGAGCGGCTCTTCGTCGTCCGGGCTCCCGATCAGATCACAGCCAAAAAGACCCTGAATCCCGCAACCCCGGGCGACGGTGGTGCCCAGTTCTTCGAGATCGGATCGCAAACCATCTGGGACCGGCGAGATAGTCACTCCGCCACAGAACTGAAACGCAGCAGCCCCCAGCGTCGGGTTTCCACAGAACTGCAGTGCCATTCCCACCAGAACGACCGCTTCCGGAAAGGCGATAAACAGCGCCGACAAGGGGGCTCCCGACTGATACCGCTGCAGATAACAGTCGCCGGACGCTGCGTTCTCCCCAGGACGTTCGCCCATAAAATAAATCCCCTGGCCAGCAGCACTCTCGAGTGGCTTCAGGAGCCAGTTTTTCGCATCGGCAGGTTTCGCTTCCACAGGCAGACAGGGAGACATGCGGATCGAATTTTCGGACAGCAACGTCTCTAAAAAAAATGGATCTCGCACCCGACTCAGACACTCAGGATCGCAACCTCTTAGCTTGTGCTGCGCGCTGATCTGCGTGATCAGTTCGCTTTGGTTCTCCACCGCACCCGTAAAGATCCATTCCATTGGTTCCAGGGCAACCAGTTCGTGCAGCCAGTCATCCGGTGCGGATGTCCGGGGAATCACACGGGCCAGGGCATGCAGATCCTGGTCGCCGAACTGATCGACACACACGGGACGCATGCCCGCACGAAGCGCAGAGGCGGCAGCAGCGCGCGTACTGGCACCTACAATCAGCAGGGTAGCTGCGTCGGTTTCAGAGTGTGTGAATTGGCTATTCATGAGTGTGGGGTCGGGGTCTGGGGACATGATAATTTTACGAGGATTTAAACTGAATGTCAGCCGTTTACTGGCAATCCCGTTCTTAAATTGTTATTACTTGATACAGGCTACGAATGATCCAAGGCGAACCTGACTTTCGCAGTTTGTTTCGCCGTCCGTTCAGGACTGCGGTATTCGTGATCCGTTTTCAAATTGTGCTGAAAGCATATCGAAGCAAACCTCATATGAAATGGAGAACGAAGAATGTCTATGTTTGTCGGTGAGTCACTTGTCGGTGAAGGTAATGAAGTTGCTCATATCGATCTGTTGATTGGTGACAAAAACGGCCCTGTCGGGGCTGCCTTTGCAAACGCCCTGTCCAGCCAGAAAATGGGTCACAGCAACCTGCTGGCTGTTCTGACACCCAACCTGGCCGTTAAGCCCGCTACCGTCATGGTTACCAAAGTGACCATCAAAGGTGCCAAGCAGGCCGTTCAGATGTTTGGTCCTGCTCAGTATGCTGTTGCCAAAGCTGTTGCAGACAGCGTTGAAGCTGGCGTGATCCCCAAAGATCAGTGCGAAGACCTGGTCATCGTCTGTGGCGTCTTCATCCACTGGGAAGCTGACGACGACAAGAAGATCTTCGATTACAACTACGAAGCCACCAAAGAAGCCATCGCACGGGCCATGAAGAATGAGCCTTCTGTTGATGAAATGATCGCCAAGAAGAGTGAAGCATCTCACCCCTTCTACGCCGGCTGATCATTCCGCTCTAAGTGGATAGATCGAATTCAGACCCCTGTTCGCATCGAACAGGGGTTTTTCCATTTGCCAGTTTCGCATTGATCAGGTTGCAGAACTCTCATGAAAAAAATACTGATTCAACTGGATTCCAGTCAACATGCCAGCACGTTTGATCGCGTCGTCGCCATTGATGCCGGCGTGGATGAATTGATGAGCTACCACGAAGTGACTCCCGTCAACGTCGAAGCACTCGTGCATGGTGCCATGTTTACCCGCGGACCGGAAGATCTCAAAAATACCGCACTCTTTATCGGCGGCAGTGATACCCATTCGGGTGAAAACCTGCTACGGAAAGTTCAGGAAACATTTTTTGGACCCGTGCGGGTTTCGGTCATGATGGATTCCAATGGCTGCAATACCACCGCAGCTGCAGCCGTGCTCGCGGCAGATAAGCATCTCGATTTCTCCGAAACCAAAGCGCTGGTGCTCGGCGGCACCGGCCCCGTCGGTCTCCGTGCGGCACAACTGCTGGCCCGTCGTGGCGCTGAAGTGGTCCTCGCCTCCCGTTCGGAAGAACGCGCCCAGGCTGCCTGTGATGCGATTACAGGACTCGTCGAAGACGCCCGGGTGCAACCGCTGTCTCTTAAAGATCACAAACAACTGGAAGCCGCCAATCAGGATACCAGCCTGATCATCTCCGCCGGAGCAGCCGGCGTGCAACTGTTACCCGCAGCCTGCTGGAAGCCGCTGAAGAATCTCAAAGTTGTCATCGACCTAAACGCGGTTCCACCTGCCGGCATCGAAGATGTCGACGTGATGGACAAGGCTACCGAGCGGGACGGAAAAATCTGTTTCGGTGCCATCGGGGTCGGCGGGACTAAGATGAAAATTCACAAAGCCGCCATCCGTAAACTCTTCGAAGCCAATGATCTCGTTCTCGATACCGAAGAGATCTATCAGATTGGCGTCGAACTGCAGTCCTGACTCCAGTTCATTTTCACTCCAGATTCGCGAGTTCCGGTTGCATCGGAGTGACTCTTACCGCTAAAATCAGGAATGGATCTGTGTGGATTTCCGCACAGGTCGTTCCTCCCTTTCAGGCCGTTTTACTTCGGTAACCTGGTAAGCCATGAATCAGAAACTGGACGATGCCGCCATCATGAAACGCGTCTGTGCAGGAGAATATCTCCTGTTCGACGAACTCGTGTTGCGCTATCGTCAGCGTCTGTTACGCTTCGCCTGGAGCAAATACGGGAACCAATGTGCCGCGGAGGACCTCGTGCAGGAAGCATTCCTGGCTGCCTATGCGGCCCGGGAGACTTACAATCCTGCCTTTGCCTTTTCAACCTGGATCTGGACGATTTTCCTGAACCTCTGTCGTCGGCATTACAAGCGGGAAATGAAGCAACCCCGCGAAGTTGTGCGGTCTGCATTGGGAACCAGCGAAGAAATCAGGATTCCCGAGCCCAGTTCGACCGAAACACCCCTGCAGACCGCTCTCAGAACCGAGCAGTTTGAACTGCTGGTGACTTACCTGGCTGATCTGCCGGAAGTCCAGGCGGATGCACTCCGTCTGCGGTTTTTTGGAGGACTGAAATTCTCTGAAATTGCTCTGACGATGGAATGCAGTCTTTCGGCTGCAAAAATACGTGTGAAAAATGGATTGCTTCAACTCGCTCAGCGTTTTTCTGAAGAGACCCCTTCAGAAGGAGAAGTCTCATGAATTGTGACGAAGCTTTTGAATTAATGACTCATCCTGCGGACTATAACTGT
This is a stretch of genomic DNA from Gimesia sp.. It encodes these proteins:
- a CDS encoding NADP-dependent methylenetetrahydromethanopterin/methylenetetrahydrofolate dehydrogenase; amino-acid sequence: MKKILIQLDSSQHASTFDRVVAIDAGVDELMSYHEVTPVNVEALVHGAMFTRGPEDLKNTALFIGGSDTHSGENLLRKVQETFFGPVRVSVMMDSNGCNTTAAAAVLAADKHLDFSETKALVLGGTGPVGLRAAQLLARRGAEVVLASRSEERAQAACDAITGLVEDARVQPLSLKDHKQLEAANQDTSLIISAGAAGVQLLPAACWKPLKNLKVVIDLNAVPPAGIEDVDVMDKATERDGKICFGAIGVGGTKMKIHKAAIRKLFEANDLVLDTEEIYQIGVELQS
- a CDS encoding ATP-grasp domain-containing protein, whose product is MNSQFTHSETDAATLLIVGASTRAAAASALRAGMRPVCVDQFGDQDLHALARVIPRTSAPDDWLHELVALEPMEWIFTGAVENQSELITQISAQHKLRGCDPECLSRVRDPFFLETLLSENSIRMSPCLPVEAKPADAKNWLLKPLESAAGQGIYFMGERPGENAASGDCYLQRYQSGAPLSALFIAFPEAVVLVGMALQFCGNPTLGAAAFQFCGGVTISPVPDGLRSDLEELGTTVARGCGIQGLFGCDLIGSPDDEEPLWLTEVNPRYTGLTELFELQSQVPLLGWHLKACRSFADNSAEPAAAGELKTQLGRALREPFQQISKGILYAQRDRTAPEIRFSGIPDDCYAIPESADLPYLGTLIPRGTPFCSVYGTGKNPRESLQVLARRVNKYQQLLASGELPEESGDNPHTSPGTVKEPENLFFSRFFSSVPGRLSFLEESPD
- the fae gene encoding formaldehyde-activating enzyme encodes the protein MSMFVGESLVGEGNEVAHIDLLIGDKNGPVGAAFANALSSQKMGHSNLLAVLTPNLAVKPATVMVTKVTIKGAKQAVQMFGPAQYAVAKAVADSVEAGVIPKDQCEDLVIVCGVFIHWEADDDKKIFDYNYEATKEAIARAMKNEPSVDEMIAKKSEASHPFYAG
- a CDS encoding sigma-70 family RNA polymerase sigma factor, whose translation is MNQKLDDAAIMKRVCAGEYLLFDELVLRYRQRLLRFAWSKYGNQCAAEDLVQEAFLAAYAARETYNPAFAFSTWIWTIFLNLCRRHYKREMKQPREVVRSALGTSEEIRIPEPSSTETPLQTALRTEQFELLVTYLADLPEVQADALRLRFFGGLKFSEIALTMECSLSAAKIRVKNGLLQLAQRFSEETPSEGEVS
- a CDS encoding enolase C-terminal domain-like protein, producing MAKSTDIKIVEAKFSTEQVPFRTPLKFGGRVMDSSVLLNVEVIVETRSGKQGIGIGSMPAGNIWAWPSSVVSPEDALKAMIEFLEEAVEIANICPEIAHPIDLMYHISAEYHFMAKKIAKKLGLEEEIPELAQLVASSPLDAAIHDGFGRANHINSYNGLSSEYMIHDLTEYLDDQFAGEYLDQYTLRDPKPTLPLYHLVGALDPITEADVAERIDDGLPETLGEWIKADGLTHLKIKLSGDNLDWDISRVIAVENEAAKAQAERGQDNWCYSLDFNEKCENVDYVLDFLNKVREQSPAAFDRVQYIEQPTNRDLKANPENKMHEAAKIKPVVIDESLVDYESLLLSRDLGYSGVALKACKGQTESLFLGAAAQKFDMFLCVQDLTCCGYSFLHSASLAARIPTVAAIEGNGRQYCPGPNKKWTRSYPGMFKLTDGTVKTGELNGDGLGF
- a CDS encoding M50 family metallopeptidase, producing the protein MLGNVAPTEFDLRFSIFGIPIRVHPLFWVVAAFMGWNPDDLKFTWIWIACVFVSILVHELGHAIMAKIFGWPPQIILYHFGGLAVYQPYSGLTTQRSIIISAAGPMAGFILFGIVWVFRYYSIRFGLWDGFSPQARGYIALAFYDLIFINLYWGLINLAPVLPLDGGHICEDICKSVKRYRGDILALQISMVVAGGLAVYFFSQHMRYAGIMFALFGVFNFQMYQQRNRSW